One segment of Panulirus ornatus isolate Po-2019 chromosome 33, ASM3632096v1, whole genome shotgun sequence DNA contains the following:
- the LOC139759562 gene encoding cytochrome c oxidase assembly factor 5, whose protein sequence is MKYYEEVQETEHKRPCANIREDLKACLLATDCVRLHRKTPRECLLSKDPSVPDECLALRTTFFECKRSLMDNRQRFRGRKGY, encoded by the exons ATGAAGTATTATGAAGAGGTCCAAGAAACAGAGCATAAACGACCATGTGCTAATATTCGGGAGGACTTGAAAGCATGTCTTCTGGCCACAGATTGTGTTAGATTG CATAGGAAAACTCCCCGAGAATGCTTACTTTCAAAGGACCCATCAGTACCAGATGAGTGTTTAGCTCTTCGCACAACATTCTTTGAATGCAAACGTTCACTG aTGGATAATAGACAGAGGTTTAGAGGCCGAAAAGGATACTGA
- the frtz gene encoding WD repeat-containing and planar cell polarity effector protein fritz homolog isoform X3 produces the protein MVTILGDVHFWTLRDDVIVKDADFGAFRYQDKNNVSKERVYYEDKRQYLEARGVMVTPKNSRPTKLRDSLREFEELVSKERVVWEGWLSHVMYQLIFASGIIVMLTVNATTGDLTRVAFDKFLVGKLLSEHLADVVMTKHHMLFSYNECRLSVVHFTRSPPEGHVHERLSAMDPRIHTCEVAGPSGRRFERKLSANLSGDMVVVWWQTSEDEVYPWSPLAKDRDRANILVYALHGTTLELVCYCRTEMAPLSVSFSKVQPNVLLTVEQGFGKKGGVTVLSCVYEVERGALHRITVTTIPLDAPLMAHSHNPAEDRLLLACNNGVLALHCDSRGMTHVTKAGLIPSKIAWLYSGNILIVSNERGQIQCFDFALSLIRMQLVMEDPNPQRILDFSEHFCHQQSLLKLDWAPNKKPEDSQPKNNPHLLLLHYIRGPLACLRVDVSTVSKNGLTASALVAQYIKHRQLDEAVNLLVSLNWDQEGPVAMRCLTSVANHLLRLPMTPQRETQLETALGSFHVPVQPLSQAVEEEFGPAVRALTRRFFFRVLRSARLEKAFRLAIDLKDYDCFMAVHSVAKRRRDNQIATLALENARDLESSCSSSESCSSVLYGESGASSGSESCSETCSTCFSDSGSVNGSDFSSHGRKREECGDGRLEVIAEPKSPQESHHSTHLTPGMQYLSLNNSLPHSGGISTTQASDSPTTSQTHATAITSQDGTVTINIRQPEQPSKQSPGHPVTSVTRSSRQASAHPSKGSGTKSSKTVREVFYSSDPNEEFVDSETVSVFVDKDELQNQYDRAVYHGFGGYFLEPRGIHRRRRWGDGEGGPFWGGVKKT, from the exons ATGGTAACAATTCTAGGAGATGTCCATTTCTGGACTCTCCGTGATGATGTGATAGTTAAAGATGCAGATTTTGGGGCATTCAG gtatcaagaTAAAAACAATGTCAGTAAGGAGCGTGTGTACTATGAAGACAAAAGACAGTATCTTGAAGCTCGAGGGGTGATGGTAACCCCAAAGAACAGTCGTCCAACTAAACTTAGAGACTCACTCAGGGAATTTGAA gAGTTGGTATCCAAggaaagagtagtttgggaaggATGGCTTTCACATGTAATGTATCAGCTGATATTTGCATCTGGTATAATTGTAATGCTGACTGTAAATGCAACTACAGGGGATCTAACAAGAGTTGCATTTGACAAGTTCCTCGTAGGAAAACTTCTTTCAGAACATCTGGCTGATG TTGTTATGACAAAGCACCACATGCTCTTTTCCTACAATGAATGTCGACTGTCAGTTGTGCACTTCACACGTTCACCACCAGAGGGTCATGTACATGAGCGATTATCTGCTATGGATCCTAGAATACACACATGTGAAGTTGCTGGGCCATCAGGCCGACGCTTTGAACGAAAGTTATCAGCAAATCTCTCAGGTGATATG GTGGTAGTATGGTGGCAGACAAGTGAGGATGAAGTGTACCCTTGGAGTCCACTGGCTAAAGACCGTGACCGTGCAAATATTCTTGTGTATGCTCTTCATGGAACCACTCTTGAGTTAGTGTGTTACTGCCGTACAGAGATGGCCCCTCTCAGTGTCTCCTTCAGCAAAGTGCAACCTAATGTGTTGCTGACTGTGGAACAGGGCTTTGGGAAGAAAGGAGGTGTAACAGTGCTTAGCTGTGTGTATGAG GTAGAAAGAGGTGCATTACATCGTATAACTGTTACTACAATCCCATTGGATGCTCCGTTAATGGCACACTCTCACAACCCAGCAGAGGATCGCTTACTTTTGGCTTGCAACAATGGGGTCCTGGCACTTCACTGTGATTCTCGTGGCATGACTCATGTGACAAAAGCAGGGCTAATTCCATCCAAAATTGCTTGGCTTTACTCTGGGAATATATTAATTGTGAGCAATGAAAGAGGACAGATCCAATGTTTTGACTTTGCCTTGTCTCTCATCAGAATGCAACTGGTTATGGAAGATCCCAATCCTCAGAGAATTCTAGATTTTTCAGAGCATTTTTGCCATCAACAGTCCCTGTTAAAACTTGACTGGGCTCCAAATAAAAAACCAGAAGATTCCCAGCCAAAGAATAATCCACATTTACTTTTGCTCCATTATATCCGAGGACCTTTAGCTTGTCTACGTGTTGATGTCAGCACAGTGAGTAAGAATGGTCTTACAGCTTCAGCTCTAGTGGCTCAATACATTAAGCATCGTCAGCTAGATGAAGCAGTCAATCTTTTGGTTTCCCTCAACTGGGACCAAGAGGGACCAGTGGCTATGCGGTGTTTAACATCTGTTGCAAACCATCTCTTACGATTGCCAATGACTCCTCAGAGAGAGACTCAGCTGGAGACTGCCCTGGGAAGCTTTCATGTACCTGTGCAACCTCTcagtcaggctgtagaggaggAGTTTGGCCCAGCTGTAAGGGCACTAACTCGTAGATTCTTCTTTCGTGTGCTCAG GTCGGCTAGGCTAGAAAAGGCATTTCGTTTGGCTATTGATCTGAAGGATTATGATTGCTTTATGGCTGTTCATTCTGTTGCTAAACGCCGCAGGGACAACCAAATTGCAACATTAGCATTGGAAAATGCACGTGACTTAGAATCATCATGTAGCTCTAGTGAGTCGTGCAGCTCTGTCCTGTATGGAGAATCTGGTGCAAGCTCAGGCTCAGAGTCTTGCAGTGAGACATGTTCTACTTGCTTCTCAGACAGTGGTTCAGTGAATGGATCTGACTTCAGTAGCCATGGAAGAAAAC GAGAAGAGTGTGGAGATGGTAGACTTGAGGTTATTGCAGAGCCAAAGAGTCCCCAAGAATCTCATCATTCTACACATTTG ACACCAGGAATGCAGTATTTGTCTCTAAACAACAGCCTACCACATAGTGGTGGGATATCAACAACCCAGGCATCAGACTCTCCTACCACCTCTCAGACCCATGCCACAGCCATTACTTCACAAGATGGCACAGTCACAATTAATATTCGGCAGCCAGAGCAACCATCCAAGCAATCACCTGGACACCCAGTCACTTCTGTAACACGATCCAGCAGGCAGGCTTCTGCACATCCTTCAAAAGGCAGTGGCACAAAGTCATCAAAGACAGTGAGGGAAGTGTTCTATTCGTCTGACCCTAACGAAGAGTTTGTTGATTCTGAAACTGTGTCAGTGTTTGTTGATAAGGATGAGTTACAAAATCAGTATGACCGTGCTGTATATCATG GTTTTGGGGGATACTTCTTGGAGCCAAG AGGTATCCACCGAAGAAGAAGATGGGGGGACGGTGAAGGTGGTCCATTTTGGGGTGGTGTAAAGAAGACTTAA
- the frtz gene encoding WD repeat-containing and planar cell polarity effector protein fritz homolog isoform X1 yields the protein MPVWTVNEESSNFSKLCITSHHQCCDQALKMVTILGDVHFWTLRDDVIVKDADFGAFRYQDKNNVSKERVYYEDKRQYLEARGVMVTPKNSRPTKLRDSLREFEELVSKERVVWEGWLSHVMYQLIFASGIIVMLTVNATTGDLTRVAFDKFLVGKLLSEHLADVVMTKHHMLFSYNECRLSVVHFTRSPPEGHVHERLSAMDPRIHTCEVAGPSGRRFERKLSANLSGDMVVVWWQTSEDEVYPWSPLAKDRDRANILVYALHGTTLELVCYCRTEMAPLSVSFSKVQPNVLLTVEQGFGKKGGVTVLSCVYEVERGALHRITVTTIPLDAPLMAHSHNPAEDRLLLACNNGVLALHCDSRGMTHVTKAGLIPSKIAWLYSGNILIVSNERGQIQCFDFALSLIRMQLVMEDPNPQRILDFSEHFCHQQSLLKLDWAPNKKPEDSQPKNNPHLLLLHYIRGPLACLRVDVSTVSKNGLTASALVAQYIKHRQLDEAVNLLVSLNWDQEGPVAMRCLTSVANHLLRLPMTPQRETQLETALGSFHVPVQPLSQAVEEEFGPAVRALTRRFFFRVLRSARLEKAFRLAIDLKDYDCFMAVHSVAKRRRDNQIATLALENARDLESSCSSSESCSSVLYGESGASSGSESCSETCSTCFSDSGSVNGSDFSSHGRKREECGDGRLEVIAEPKSPQESHHSTHLTPGMQYLSLNNSLPHSGGISTTQASDSPTTSQTHATAITSQDGTVTINIRQPEQPSKQSPGHPVTSVTRSSRQASAHPSKGSGTKSSKTVREVFYSSDPNEEFVDSETVSVFVDKDELQNQYDRAVYHGFGGYFLEPRGIHRRRRWGDGEGGPFWGGVKKT from the exons ATGCCTGT ATGGACTGTGAATGAAGAGAGTAGTAATTTTTCAAAGCTTtgtatcacatcacatcaccaatgCTGTGATCAGGCTTTGAAAATGGTAACAATTCTAGGAGATGTCCATTTCTGGACTCTCCGTGATGATGTGATAGTTAAAGATGCAGATTTTGGGGCATTCAG gtatcaagaTAAAAACAATGTCAGTAAGGAGCGTGTGTACTATGAAGACAAAAGACAGTATCTTGAAGCTCGAGGGGTGATGGTAACCCCAAAGAACAGTCGTCCAACTAAACTTAGAGACTCACTCAGGGAATTTGAA gAGTTGGTATCCAAggaaagagtagtttgggaaggATGGCTTTCACATGTAATGTATCAGCTGATATTTGCATCTGGTATAATTGTAATGCTGACTGTAAATGCAACTACAGGGGATCTAACAAGAGTTGCATTTGACAAGTTCCTCGTAGGAAAACTTCTTTCAGAACATCTGGCTGATG TTGTTATGACAAAGCACCACATGCTCTTTTCCTACAATGAATGTCGACTGTCAGTTGTGCACTTCACACGTTCACCACCAGAGGGTCATGTACATGAGCGATTATCTGCTATGGATCCTAGAATACACACATGTGAAGTTGCTGGGCCATCAGGCCGACGCTTTGAACGAAAGTTATCAGCAAATCTCTCAGGTGATATG GTGGTAGTATGGTGGCAGACAAGTGAGGATGAAGTGTACCCTTGGAGTCCACTGGCTAAAGACCGTGACCGTGCAAATATTCTTGTGTATGCTCTTCATGGAACCACTCTTGAGTTAGTGTGTTACTGCCGTACAGAGATGGCCCCTCTCAGTGTCTCCTTCAGCAAAGTGCAACCTAATGTGTTGCTGACTGTGGAACAGGGCTTTGGGAAGAAAGGAGGTGTAACAGTGCTTAGCTGTGTGTATGAG GTAGAAAGAGGTGCATTACATCGTATAACTGTTACTACAATCCCATTGGATGCTCCGTTAATGGCACACTCTCACAACCCAGCAGAGGATCGCTTACTTTTGGCTTGCAACAATGGGGTCCTGGCACTTCACTGTGATTCTCGTGGCATGACTCATGTGACAAAAGCAGGGCTAATTCCATCCAAAATTGCTTGGCTTTACTCTGGGAATATATTAATTGTGAGCAATGAAAGAGGACAGATCCAATGTTTTGACTTTGCCTTGTCTCTCATCAGAATGCAACTGGTTATGGAAGATCCCAATCCTCAGAGAATTCTAGATTTTTCAGAGCATTTTTGCCATCAACAGTCCCTGTTAAAACTTGACTGGGCTCCAAATAAAAAACCAGAAGATTCCCAGCCAAAGAATAATCCACATTTACTTTTGCTCCATTATATCCGAGGACCTTTAGCTTGTCTACGTGTTGATGTCAGCACAGTGAGTAAGAATGGTCTTACAGCTTCAGCTCTAGTGGCTCAATACATTAAGCATCGTCAGCTAGATGAAGCAGTCAATCTTTTGGTTTCCCTCAACTGGGACCAAGAGGGACCAGTGGCTATGCGGTGTTTAACATCTGTTGCAAACCATCTCTTACGATTGCCAATGACTCCTCAGAGAGAGACTCAGCTGGAGACTGCCCTGGGAAGCTTTCATGTACCTGTGCAACCTCTcagtcaggctgtagaggaggAGTTTGGCCCAGCTGTAAGGGCACTAACTCGTAGATTCTTCTTTCGTGTGCTCAG GTCGGCTAGGCTAGAAAAGGCATTTCGTTTGGCTATTGATCTGAAGGATTATGATTGCTTTATGGCTGTTCATTCTGTTGCTAAACGCCGCAGGGACAACCAAATTGCAACATTAGCATTGGAAAATGCACGTGACTTAGAATCATCATGTAGCTCTAGTGAGTCGTGCAGCTCTGTCCTGTATGGAGAATCTGGTGCAAGCTCAGGCTCAGAGTCTTGCAGTGAGACATGTTCTACTTGCTTCTCAGACAGTGGTTCAGTGAATGGATCTGACTTCAGTAGCCATGGAAGAAAAC GAGAAGAGTGTGGAGATGGTAGACTTGAGGTTATTGCAGAGCCAAAGAGTCCCCAAGAATCTCATCATTCTACACATTTG ACACCAGGAATGCAGTATTTGTCTCTAAACAACAGCCTACCACATAGTGGTGGGATATCAACAACCCAGGCATCAGACTCTCCTACCACCTCTCAGACCCATGCCACAGCCATTACTTCACAAGATGGCACAGTCACAATTAATATTCGGCAGCCAGAGCAACCATCCAAGCAATCACCTGGACACCCAGTCACTTCTGTAACACGATCCAGCAGGCAGGCTTCTGCACATCCTTCAAAAGGCAGTGGCACAAAGTCATCAAAGACAGTGAGGGAAGTGTTCTATTCGTCTGACCCTAACGAAGAGTTTGTTGATTCTGAAACTGTGTCAGTGTTTGTTGATAAGGATGAGTTACAAAATCAGTATGACCGTGCTGTATATCATG GTTTTGGGGGATACTTCTTGGAGCCAAG AGGTATCCACCGAAGAAGAAGATGGGGGGACGGTGAAGGTGGTCCATTTTGGGGTGGTGTAAAGAAGACTTAA
- the frtz gene encoding WD repeat-containing and planar cell polarity effector protein fritz homolog isoform X2 — protein sequence MPVWTVNEESSNFSKLCITSHHQCCDQALKMVTILGDVHFWTLRDDVIVKDADFGAFRYQDKNNVSKERVYYEDKRQYLEARGVMVTPKNSRPTKLRDSLREFEELVSKERVVWEGWLSHVMYQLIFASGIIVMLTVNATTGDLTRVAFDKFLVGKLLSEHLADVVMTKHHMLFSYNECRLSVVHFTRSPPEGHVHERLSAMDPRIHTCEVAGPSGRRFERKLSANLSGDMVVVWWQTSEDEVYPWSPLAKDRDRANILVYALHGTTLELVCYCRTEMAPLSVSFSKVQPNVLLTVEQGFGKKGGVTVLSCVYEVERGALHRITVTTIPLDAPLMAHSHNPAEDRLLLACNNGVLALHCDSRGMTHVTKAGLIPSKIAWLYSGNILIVSNERGQIQCFDFALSLIRMQLVMEDPNPQRILDFSEHFCHQQSLLKLDWAPNKKPEDSQPKNNPHLLLLHYIRGPLACLRVDVSTVSKNGLTASALVAQYIKHRQLDEAVNLLVSLNWDQEGPVAMRCLTSVANHLLRLPMTPQRETQLETALGSFHVPVQPLSQAVEEEFGPAVRALTRRFFFRVLRSARLEKAFRLAIDLKDYDCFMAVHSVAKRRRDNQIATLALENARDLESSCSSSESCSSVLYGESGASSGSESCSETCSTCFSDSGSVNGSDFSSHGRKREECGDGRLEVIAEPKSPQESHHSTHLTPGMQYLSLNNSLPHSGGISTTQASDSPTTSQTHATAITSQDGTVTINIRQPEQPSKQSPGHPVTSVTRSSRQASAHPSKGSGTKSSKTVREVFYSSDPNEEFVDSETVSVFVDKDELQNQYDRAVYHEVSTEEEDGGTVKVVHFGVV from the exons ATGCCTGT ATGGACTGTGAATGAAGAGAGTAGTAATTTTTCAAAGCTTtgtatcacatcacatcaccaatgCTGTGATCAGGCTTTGAAAATGGTAACAATTCTAGGAGATGTCCATTTCTGGACTCTCCGTGATGATGTGATAGTTAAAGATGCAGATTTTGGGGCATTCAG gtatcaagaTAAAAACAATGTCAGTAAGGAGCGTGTGTACTATGAAGACAAAAGACAGTATCTTGAAGCTCGAGGGGTGATGGTAACCCCAAAGAACAGTCGTCCAACTAAACTTAGAGACTCACTCAGGGAATTTGAA gAGTTGGTATCCAAggaaagagtagtttgggaaggATGGCTTTCACATGTAATGTATCAGCTGATATTTGCATCTGGTATAATTGTAATGCTGACTGTAAATGCAACTACAGGGGATCTAACAAGAGTTGCATTTGACAAGTTCCTCGTAGGAAAACTTCTTTCAGAACATCTGGCTGATG TTGTTATGACAAAGCACCACATGCTCTTTTCCTACAATGAATGTCGACTGTCAGTTGTGCACTTCACACGTTCACCACCAGAGGGTCATGTACATGAGCGATTATCTGCTATGGATCCTAGAATACACACATGTGAAGTTGCTGGGCCATCAGGCCGACGCTTTGAACGAAAGTTATCAGCAAATCTCTCAGGTGATATG GTGGTAGTATGGTGGCAGACAAGTGAGGATGAAGTGTACCCTTGGAGTCCACTGGCTAAAGACCGTGACCGTGCAAATATTCTTGTGTATGCTCTTCATGGAACCACTCTTGAGTTAGTGTGTTACTGCCGTACAGAGATGGCCCCTCTCAGTGTCTCCTTCAGCAAAGTGCAACCTAATGTGTTGCTGACTGTGGAACAGGGCTTTGGGAAGAAAGGAGGTGTAACAGTGCTTAGCTGTGTGTATGAG GTAGAAAGAGGTGCATTACATCGTATAACTGTTACTACAATCCCATTGGATGCTCCGTTAATGGCACACTCTCACAACCCAGCAGAGGATCGCTTACTTTTGGCTTGCAACAATGGGGTCCTGGCACTTCACTGTGATTCTCGTGGCATGACTCATGTGACAAAAGCAGGGCTAATTCCATCCAAAATTGCTTGGCTTTACTCTGGGAATATATTAATTGTGAGCAATGAAAGAGGACAGATCCAATGTTTTGACTTTGCCTTGTCTCTCATCAGAATGCAACTGGTTATGGAAGATCCCAATCCTCAGAGAATTCTAGATTTTTCAGAGCATTTTTGCCATCAACAGTCCCTGTTAAAACTTGACTGGGCTCCAAATAAAAAACCAGAAGATTCCCAGCCAAAGAATAATCCACATTTACTTTTGCTCCATTATATCCGAGGACCTTTAGCTTGTCTACGTGTTGATGTCAGCACAGTGAGTAAGAATGGTCTTACAGCTTCAGCTCTAGTGGCTCAATACATTAAGCATCGTCAGCTAGATGAAGCAGTCAATCTTTTGGTTTCCCTCAACTGGGACCAAGAGGGACCAGTGGCTATGCGGTGTTTAACATCTGTTGCAAACCATCTCTTACGATTGCCAATGACTCCTCAGAGAGAGACTCAGCTGGAGACTGCCCTGGGAAGCTTTCATGTACCTGTGCAACCTCTcagtcaggctgtagaggaggAGTTTGGCCCAGCTGTAAGGGCACTAACTCGTAGATTCTTCTTTCGTGTGCTCAG GTCGGCTAGGCTAGAAAAGGCATTTCGTTTGGCTATTGATCTGAAGGATTATGATTGCTTTATGGCTGTTCATTCTGTTGCTAAACGCCGCAGGGACAACCAAATTGCAACATTAGCATTGGAAAATGCACGTGACTTAGAATCATCATGTAGCTCTAGTGAGTCGTGCAGCTCTGTCCTGTATGGAGAATCTGGTGCAAGCTCAGGCTCAGAGTCTTGCAGTGAGACATGTTCTACTTGCTTCTCAGACAGTGGTTCAGTGAATGGATCTGACTTCAGTAGCCATGGAAGAAAAC GAGAAGAGTGTGGAGATGGTAGACTTGAGGTTATTGCAGAGCCAAAGAGTCCCCAAGAATCTCATCATTCTACACATTTG ACACCAGGAATGCAGTATTTGTCTCTAAACAACAGCCTACCACATAGTGGTGGGATATCAACAACCCAGGCATCAGACTCTCCTACCACCTCTCAGACCCATGCCACAGCCATTACTTCACAAGATGGCACAGTCACAATTAATATTCGGCAGCCAGAGCAACCATCCAAGCAATCACCTGGACACCCAGTCACTTCTGTAACACGATCCAGCAGGCAGGCTTCTGCACATCCTTCAAAAGGCAGTGGCACAAAGTCATCAAAGACAGTGAGGGAAGTGTTCTATTCGTCTGACCCTAACGAAGAGTTTGTTGATTCTGAAACTGTGTCAGTGTTTGTTGATAAGGATGAGTTACAAAATCAGTATGACCGTGCTGTATATCATG AGGTATCCACCGAAGAAGAAGATGGGGGGACGGTGAAGGTGGTCCATTTTGGGGTGGTGTAA
- the frtz gene encoding WD repeat-containing and planar cell polarity effector protein fritz homolog isoform X4 produces MVTILGDVHFWTLRDDVIVKDADFGAFRYQDKNNVSKERVYYEDKRQYLEARGVMVTPKNSRPTKLRDSLREFEELVSKERVVWEGWLSHVMYQLIFASGIIVMLTVNATTGDLTRVAFDKFLVGKLLSEHLADVVMTKHHMLFSYNECRLSVVHFTRSPPEGHVHERLSAMDPRIHTCEVAGPSGRRFERKLSANLSGDMVVVWWQTSEDEVYPWSPLAKDRDRANILVYALHGTTLELVCYCRTEMAPLSVSFSKVQPNVLLTVEQGFGKKGGVTVLSCVYEVERGALHRITVTTIPLDAPLMAHSHNPAEDRLLLACNNGVLALHCDSRGMTHVTKAGLIPSKIAWLYSGNILIVSNERGQIQCFDFALSLIRMQLVMEDPNPQRILDFSEHFCHQQSLLKLDWAPNKKPEDSQPKNNPHLLLLHYIRGPLACLRVDVSTVSKNGLTASALVAQYIKHRQLDEAVNLLVSLNWDQEGPVAMRCLTSVANHLLRLPMTPQRETQLETALGSFHVPVQPLSQAVEEEFGPAVRALTRRFFFRVLRSARLEKAFRLAIDLKDYDCFMAVHSVAKRRRDNQIATLALENARDLESSCSSSESCSSVLYGESGASSGSESCSETCSTCFSDSGSVNGSDFSSHGRKREECGDGRLEVIAEPKSPQESHHSTHLTPGMQYLSLNNSLPHSGGISTTQASDSPTTSQTHATAITSQDGTVTINIRQPEQPSKQSPGHPVTSVTRSSRQASAHPSKGSGTKSSKTVREVFYSSDPNEEFVDSETVSVFVDKDELQNQYDRAVYHEVSTEEEDGGTVKVVHFGVV; encoded by the exons ATGGTAACAATTCTAGGAGATGTCCATTTCTGGACTCTCCGTGATGATGTGATAGTTAAAGATGCAGATTTTGGGGCATTCAG gtatcaagaTAAAAACAATGTCAGTAAGGAGCGTGTGTACTATGAAGACAAAAGACAGTATCTTGAAGCTCGAGGGGTGATGGTAACCCCAAAGAACAGTCGTCCAACTAAACTTAGAGACTCACTCAGGGAATTTGAA gAGTTGGTATCCAAggaaagagtagtttgggaaggATGGCTTTCACATGTAATGTATCAGCTGATATTTGCATCTGGTATAATTGTAATGCTGACTGTAAATGCAACTACAGGGGATCTAACAAGAGTTGCATTTGACAAGTTCCTCGTAGGAAAACTTCTTTCAGAACATCTGGCTGATG TTGTTATGACAAAGCACCACATGCTCTTTTCCTACAATGAATGTCGACTGTCAGTTGTGCACTTCACACGTTCACCACCAGAGGGTCATGTACATGAGCGATTATCTGCTATGGATCCTAGAATACACACATGTGAAGTTGCTGGGCCATCAGGCCGACGCTTTGAACGAAAGTTATCAGCAAATCTCTCAGGTGATATG GTGGTAGTATGGTGGCAGACAAGTGAGGATGAAGTGTACCCTTGGAGTCCACTGGCTAAAGACCGTGACCGTGCAAATATTCTTGTGTATGCTCTTCATGGAACCACTCTTGAGTTAGTGTGTTACTGCCGTACAGAGATGGCCCCTCTCAGTGTCTCCTTCAGCAAAGTGCAACCTAATGTGTTGCTGACTGTGGAACAGGGCTTTGGGAAGAAAGGAGGTGTAACAGTGCTTAGCTGTGTGTATGAG GTAGAAAGAGGTGCATTACATCGTATAACTGTTACTACAATCCCATTGGATGCTCCGTTAATGGCACACTCTCACAACCCAGCAGAGGATCGCTTACTTTTGGCTTGCAACAATGGGGTCCTGGCACTTCACTGTGATTCTCGTGGCATGACTCATGTGACAAAAGCAGGGCTAATTCCATCCAAAATTGCTTGGCTTTACTCTGGGAATATATTAATTGTGAGCAATGAAAGAGGACAGATCCAATGTTTTGACTTTGCCTTGTCTCTCATCAGAATGCAACTGGTTATGGAAGATCCCAATCCTCAGAGAATTCTAGATTTTTCAGAGCATTTTTGCCATCAACAGTCCCTGTTAAAACTTGACTGGGCTCCAAATAAAAAACCAGAAGATTCCCAGCCAAAGAATAATCCACATTTACTTTTGCTCCATTATATCCGAGGACCTTTAGCTTGTCTACGTGTTGATGTCAGCACAGTGAGTAAGAATGGTCTTACAGCTTCAGCTCTAGTGGCTCAATACATTAAGCATCGTCAGCTAGATGAAGCAGTCAATCTTTTGGTTTCCCTCAACTGGGACCAAGAGGGACCAGTGGCTATGCGGTGTTTAACATCTGTTGCAAACCATCTCTTACGATTGCCAATGACTCCTCAGAGAGAGACTCAGCTGGAGACTGCCCTGGGAAGCTTTCATGTACCTGTGCAACCTCTcagtcaggctgtagaggaggAGTTTGGCCCAGCTGTAAGGGCACTAACTCGTAGATTCTTCTTTCGTGTGCTCAG GTCGGCTAGGCTAGAAAAGGCATTTCGTTTGGCTATTGATCTGAAGGATTATGATTGCTTTATGGCTGTTCATTCTGTTGCTAAACGCCGCAGGGACAACCAAATTGCAACATTAGCATTGGAAAATGCACGTGACTTAGAATCATCATGTAGCTCTAGTGAGTCGTGCAGCTCTGTCCTGTATGGAGAATCTGGTGCAAGCTCAGGCTCAGAGTCTTGCAGTGAGACATGTTCTACTTGCTTCTCAGACAGTGGTTCAGTGAATGGATCTGACTTCAGTAGCCATGGAAGAAAAC GAGAAGAGTGTGGAGATGGTAGACTTGAGGTTATTGCAGAGCCAAAGAGTCCCCAAGAATCTCATCATTCTACACATTTG ACACCAGGAATGCAGTATTTGTCTCTAAACAACAGCCTACCACATAGTGGTGGGATATCAACAACCCAGGCATCAGACTCTCCTACCACCTCTCAGACCCATGCCACAGCCATTACTTCACAAGATGGCACAGTCACAATTAATATTCGGCAGCCAGAGCAACCATCCAAGCAATCACCTGGACACCCAGTCACTTCTGTAACACGATCCAGCAGGCAGGCTTCTGCACATCCTTCAAAAGGCAGTGGCACAAAGTCATCAAAGACAGTGAGGGAAGTGTTCTATTCGTCTGACCCTAACGAAGAGTTTGTTGATTCTGAAACTGTGTCAGTGTTTGTTGATAAGGATGAGTTACAAAATCAGTATGACCGTGCTGTATATCATG AGGTATCCACCGAAGAAGAAGATGGGGGGACGGTGAAGGTGGTCCATTTTGGGGTGGTGTAA